ATAGAAATTCATCCTCAGAAATTAATATGGAACATATTGTCCCAGCAGAGATAAATGAAGAAAAGGAGGTCTCTCAGCCGCCACAAAACCAGAAACAGGATCCTGAAAGCTTCATTGTAGATGTAAAGGGGCAGGTCAAAATGCCCGGTGTCTATTCATCTAGTCAGGATGAAAGGGTAATAGATGTGGTTCAGCGTGCTGGAGGGTTAACGGAAAATGCAGATGAAAGCAAGGTGAATCTTGCCGAGCATGTTCAGGATGCAATGGTGATTTATATTCCTGCAAAAGGAGAGGAAGGAAGTATCCCGCAGGGGTTAACTACTAATCCTTCTGACACTGGAGGAACTAAACAAGGAAAAATAAATCTAAATAAAGCAGATGAAAATGAATTGCAAAATCTGCCCGGGATTGGTCCTTCAAAGGCTGCTGCAATTATGGAATATAGGAATACAAATGGACCATTTAAAAGTGTTGAAGATTTGAAAAATATAAGCGGAATCGGTGACAAAACATTTGATAAACTAAAAGATTTAATTACGGTCCAATAAGGAAAACTTATTGACCTTTTAAAGTCTCCAATATTACACTTAAGGCAGAAATAAATCGAAATTTGGAGGAGTTGGAGAACATGGAGCGCATTTCTTGGGATCAATATTTTATGGCA
This genomic stretch from Neobacillus niacini harbors:
- a CDS encoding helix-hairpin-helix domain-containing protein, producing the protein MKDWMYEHKIYLIIAVIIAFGTIYYFLEDRNSSSEINMEHIVPAEINEEKEVSQPPQNQKQDPESFIVDVKGQVKMPGVYSSSQDERVIDVVQRAGGLTENADESKVNLAEHVQDAMVIYIPAKGEEGSIPQGLTTNPSDTGGTKQGKINLNKADENELQNLPGIGPSKAAAIMEYRNTNGPFKSVEDLKNISGIGDKTFDKLKDLITVQ